The DNA segment TTTTCTAGCTATTCTACTTCTGAACATTTATCCAAGGAATATGAAAaccctaatttgaaaaggtacgtgcacccttatgttcattgcagcattacttacaataggcaagatacaGGAGTAGCCTAAGTGCCCCTcagtggaggaatggataaagaagatgtggtgtgtatatacagTGGACTCAGAcgtaagaaaaacaaacaaaaaaaagacgaaatcctgccatttgtgaaaacatgggatggaccttgagggctattacgctaagtgaaataagtcagagaaagacaaatatggtatgaCTTCATTCATGTGTGggatctaaaaacaaacaaatgaaccaaaccaaaccaaaccaacacacagatatatagaacagagtagtggttaccagaggggaaagtaGGTAGAGGGAAGGCCAAATGGGTAGAGAGGGTCAGCTTTTGGTGATGAGCACACtgtaatgttgtacacatgaaatttatataatttttttagtgattcagttatatatttatatattcttctctacattctcttccattataggttattacaagctaccgagtatagttccctgtgctgtacagcagttccttgtttatctattttatatctactgcatgtgtgtatatcttaatcccaaactcctaatttatccctcccctcccctccccttcggtaaccgtaagtttgttttctatgtctgtgagtctatttctgttttgtaagtaagttcatttgtatcattttttagattccacatacaagtggtatcatatggttaTTTGtccttgtctgacttacttcactcaatatgataatctccaagtccatccatgttgctgcaaatggcattatttcattcttttttatggctgggtagtatcccattgtgtatgtataccacatcgtcttatccattcatctgttgatgggcacttgggttgcgtccatgtctgggctattgtaaatggtgctgctgtgaacattgagaggcgtgtatcttttcaaattatagttttttccagatatatgcccaggagtgggattgctgagttttCATTATGGGATTGtaatttcctgcttctttgcacaTCTGGTCATTTTTGTATCTCAggcattaaaaattttatgttgctaggttctaggggaaaaaatgtgTCTAGTTccttatatttcattgtatatgtatatatgaaatgtGTAACATACATTTAttctacatatatacacacacatatacatgtgggtgtgtatatatgtttgcatgttatgtatgtatttgtttatttacttttagctTTTTTCTGGGCTATAATTAAGTTACTTAGAAACATTTTGATCCTTTCCTGGCTTACTTTTAAGTGTTGGGCAAACCAGCTAAGCCTTCATTTTAGGGCTAGTTTGGCCTCACAGTGGACCAGTGGCCGTGCGAGCACTCTTCCGAGCATCCCAGCTGTCGCCCGTTGTGCCCTGGCCATGGGGCACGTGGCCTGTCCCAGCCCTGAGTGGCCTCTAGGGATTGGTCCATTCACCTGTTTCCTTCCAGTGGCTCCTTTCTTGAACTCAGGGAGTCTCACCAGCATCTACTGACCAGACTCAGTGGGACTTGAGGCAAGCCCTCTGCAGACAGTCGCATCCTCTGCTCTCAGGGTGACGCCCCCTGAATTCCAGCTGTCTTAGCCTCCCTGagttctccattctgtttcctcaGCTCAAGGAGATGGCAGAGCTGTGTGTGTTCCCCTCCCAGGGGTGTAGCCTTCAGGCGGGAAGCTGGGGCAACTGTAGGGCTCACATTTGTCTCTTCTTTTCAGAGATCTCTGTCCTGTGTGCCTTTTCCCCAGTGCTAGAaactattttttcaaatgttttgtcTGGTTTTTAGCTATTTAAGACAGTAGGAAAAACCCCGTCCTTGTTGCTTCGGCCATCTTGTCCATAAGTAAGTGGAAATGGCCTGATGGACTTGGAGCTGCATCTGTTCATTGGTAAACATACACTGAGCAGGGCGGTCCTTCTGACTGGGAGGGACTGGGTCCCCACCACCCACCCTGTCCACTTGAAGAAGCCAGGAAATCCTGCTTTCACTGTGAATAACCAGTGTTCATTTGCACTTCTTTACACAACTGACCAGGACAGAGACTCCTACTTCCACGATTGTTATAAAGCTCCTAGTATCCCAAAGGCTTCTGAGAACACCTTTAAAACTAAATTAACTTCACTGACAAAAGGGAAGGGTACATACGATACTTGAGGCGTAAGTGcttggaaatgaagaaaactcaAGGTACCTATCTTGGGTTGGAAGCAATGGTTTAGGAGCGAAAAACTCCTTGTCTGACTTTCAGAGGGAGGATTCTAACTCCCAGGTTCACAGCAGGTCAGACGGTTCCCCAGAAGGCAGCCCAGGGCTTGGCCTAGTTCTCGAGTGGTTCCCGGTGCTGCTATGACCTGCTTCCCTTGAAGAGCTCACTGAGCAGGGCCTGGTGAAGACAGtggaggggggggagggggaggtgtctGAATGCCGCCCCCCTTTTGTATTAAATAGAAAACCACTTTGCCGCGGTGGTGAGCCAGCTGCCCTCCAATTCTCTCCCCGGGCTGCCAGCCTGCACCCCATTCTCCAGTGGGACCAGGAAAGGGCCTTGCAGCAGAGCAGGGAGTAGTTTCACAGCTGGCTGTCAGCTCTGCCTGTCTATATGGTAGACTTTGCCATATAACTGCTTTAGGAGCTAGCAGGATATTCCTGAGCTACAGAAAGCAAGAAGACACTCTTAATCTGAATCCTTCAGTGGTCACGACGATGAATGTGTTAGCCTGAGGGAAAATGGGGAAAGTCAGATCCAAGTggcttcatataattttcacaatgACTTCTGCGCAACTCggatcctgttttttttttttatgagaatGGGGAAATAAAATCAGTACCTTGAGGCCATGTGAGAAATATACCAGGAGCTTCAGTATGGTTAAAAAGGGCAGACTctgagctaggaaaaaaaaaggatgaagcttacttaaagcacatgaaaacaacCCCAGAAATCTTTTCATCCTAAGATCTGAGTTGACCTAGTAGAAGTCACTTTTTTGTGTTAATTTGAACCTTTGACTTCCTGTTGGGGCCCGGGGCTGTTGAAGCCACATCCGAGGAAGGCTTCAGACTTGTTAGCCAAGTGGGGTGAAGCGCAGGTGGCCTGGAACTTTCCTGAGCCTCTTGCCGTCAACACTGTTCTCCAGCCATAGGCGGTGGCTAATCCACCCCCCCTCATGATAGTATTTACAATGGTATCGGCATTTATCTATCTTAGGGTCCTCTGAACAGAGCTTTGCAGTTAGTGAAGGCTTTCTGTTCACTAATTTCACATCAGACGTGAGGGGAGGGGGTGTCACGCCACCCTTGCGGGTGAGGAAACGGGGGAGTTTCAGAATCGagagaggctgagtgacttgGCCGGTTCTCAGCTGCAAGGACCCATGAGAAAACGGAGGTGCTAACTCCGAATTCTGCCGGGACGTGCTGCCCCGCCAGGATTGGTGGAGATCCCGGGCCAGGCCTCGGGACAACGCTCGCAGCACCTGTCTCCGTGTTCGGGCTCGCTCAGCACCTGCGGTACCCACCTGTGTCTGTAGGCAGCTTCGCGGTGCGTTCTCCCACGGGGGCGGCGGGGTCGGGAGCGCGGGTCTGCAGTCCCGCGTCTGGAGAGGTTAAGAGGATGCTGGCTGTGCTCTGCTCGCAGCTCCCCCGCGACTGACTGGAATCATTTGATACTAACTTTGCTAACTATGCGTTTGCATAAAGCGGCATAAATCAGCTCAGTTAATGTAGGGAAGGGCAAAAAGCTGCTAAGAAAACGTTCCTGGAGACTGATCCTCCTAACTCTGGAAGGGCGCCTGGCTTTACAGTGTCAGCTTAGTCGTGAAGAGCAGAGGTCGGGGTGCAGACTTTCACAACAATTAGGACGGCTGTGACAGCTGCTTCCAGAGACGGCTTGTGGAGCGCTTAATGGCTAAGCCTGTAACACAGTTTGTTAAACTACAGACTAAAGAGTAATGATTTTTCGTAACACCAAACCATTTAAGGAAATTGACACTCATCTGTTTCCTTGAAAAATGAACTACAAAAACCAAATTTGCCAAATGGCCTGATATCATCTCCTGTACTGATTTCCAGCCCCCCACGCCCCGCTCTTCAGATTGAATCAAATTGGAAATTTATACCAAATGACTATAGAGTATTCATTTCCCAGCTAACTGACCGGACTTGTATTCCTCCGTCTTCTAACCTCAGGGTCCATCAGAGCAGTGCTGGCTTTGGTAGGAACACATGGAGATGTCAGAGGACAGGCAGGAAAGCGGGGCGCCCTCCTCCCCGGGGACAGGCAGGGCGAGACTGTGTGCATTTCAGGTGTACTGAGTTCTAGTTACTCCCAGAGGCCAAACGTGCGGGGGCTGTGATGGCCTCTGCGCCGTGCACCCTTTGTCATCAACAGGCTACGTAGTGTCCAGAAGCCACCCCTCCACACACAGCCTCGATCAGGGCGGCAGACGTGCTCTATTGTAAAGGCGGGCTGTCCTTCTGAGACTGTGATGATGCAGGTAACACTCCTGCTCAACTCTGTGAACCAAGACTTGGCCCACGGTAGATACTGAAAAAAACGGGTTTTGATGTGACCAAGATtatatagaaaaaaacagaagtacaccagtattttactttaaagacttttttttttttaactttcacaaAGGATTTGCTGTAAGCCTTCAAGTCATCTTGTCCAACCCCAAAGCTGTATTTAAGCGTCGTGGGTCCCAGCCTGGGATGCAGGAATCTGACTTTCTAAAGCAGATCACGACCGTCGAAGAACTGGAACCGAAAGCAAGTAACTGCACCAAGGTATTCATTGCACTCGTGCCTCTTGACTTTGCTGTGTGTCCCTTGAGAGCGTGGCTACCCATCAGGTCTCCTCCCCGCAGGTCCTCGTGTGGCACACTCGGACAGAGAAGGTGAACCTAGCCAACGAGCCCAAGTACCACCTGGACACGGTGACGATCGAGGTGTGACAGAGCCGCAGCTGGTGCTCTGGCGGGCGTGCGGGGTAGGGCTGCGGGCACCCGGGGGCCGtttcctctgctctcctcccGACGGGCACCTGCTTACAGGGTGGCTGTGTCCGGAAGCTGAGCACGGGTAGAGACAGCCGCTCTTGTCTCCGTTTGTTCTGCATGCTCCCTTACAAGCAACCCGGAGGGTCTCTGTACAGCACAGCTAATGGCACGCAGGCTAGTACCATTCCCAGAATCTTcttacatacttttttttcccatttggccTTATAATTAATTGGTAGAactgaacaaaacaaacagatgacAAGTGTTCTGTCAACAGCACATTCCCAATTTGTGACTCTGCAACGTGAAGTAACTTTTGTAAGACTGGCGGCAGTATACATCATAGGaaataaaacccacaaaaaaGGTCTATGGATTCATCTGTTTAATACAGGGATATGACATCTGTCAGTACTAGGCACCATAAAATGTAAACACAATTACTGTCATAAACCTGGATACGCCTTCAAGGGTTGAAGTGGCTTGTTTAGTTACCCTGTTTGCATCTAGTGCAGAGAAAGGTCTCGTGTTTGTTAGCGCTACGTGTACATAGGAAGAGATCCCAATTACAAGGGAGGCAGGTAAAATCTGACTTCTTCAAACATTCGTTAAACAACTAACTTCATAGTAACATCCAGGTTTATCTTCCTTTCTCTAACCACGTTCCCGGTTAAGCACATCATAGCAACAGCACAGTGACGTGAATGATGACATAAAAGAATCTGGATACACTAGAAAACAGTGCTCAGTGATACATTGACATTCTATTTATATGATTAAACATTTGATCATACAGTACCTTCCTACGGGATTACTGGCTAATCTGGGGGTGGGGTCATACTGTTAGAGGTATTACTAACAAACATGATAGCTACTTCCCTTATATGCAAACATGAGAGCTACCATTTCCTCGAGAGGGAAACTGACCATGCACGTTGACCGAGCAGCTTCCCAGATACGGTGTCTATGAAATCCTGGGAAATGTGAGCAAAAGCTGCCCTCGACATGAAATGGTTTCTCAGCCTGCTTTTCACCACAGCAAATTTAATCCATCAGTACAGACCAACACGGTCAATCAATCAGATAATGCTTAATATGAACaaatggggagaaaagaaaaaaatattatgtacACGAATGAACAGGGGAACCCGGCTGCATCTCCGCAGGAATGTCAGGGGGGAGCGCGGTGGGCCGCGCTGCAGGGTCACTTCCACAGCTGCGTGCTGAGCGTCTGACCTGACGAGGCCCCCGACCACCCCGCTGCCCCCGCCGTGGTGCTGGGGGGCTGGCTGAAGCCTGCCGCGGGGCTTGCGCCGCCCAGGCTCAGGCCAGCCATCTGCTGGTTCACCTGTGAACACACAAAAGGCATCCTTCACTTTGCAGGCCTGGTTCCTTCAGCCACTGCTAGACATTTCTAATGGCCAGCCTATTTTAGTAGAAGTGGGCCTTTACTCGAAGTTGATTTACTCAGAGAGACACGGACACTTAATAGCAACTCTAAGTATTTTTCATCCATGTGAACAGCTGTCCGAGCCCTGGAGTAAAAGCAGCCGACCACACGATGCTTTCTCCACAGAAAGCAAATAGCTACCGTGTTCCCTTCTTGGTTGctatttccttctgcttttcaaCCCTGTCTATAAAGTGGTCTCaagtcattttatatttattcattttctggaCTCAATTTCTTGTCCCCCAAAGATTAACCACAACTGGAAAAAGTACCAAAGCAATCGCTGAATTCGTATCTGGATGTGCCATGAGTCTGCTATTCGAACTTTCAACTATACTAGCAATACTTTCAACCATATACTTTCTAGGATATGCCTTCAACTATAGCTTAACTACTAAGGACTAAGGAAATGTCTGAAAGTAAACTACTCCAAAATTATGAACTGTATATGATGGCAATTGTTCTGTCTTTATTCAAGTCTTAAATAGCTCTgtatactttataaatatttaaaaaggtcataaaacatatttttcttttgctatagcCAACCATATAAACGCCTATTGTATGACAAAAGGTGTAAGATTACATGTACTTTCCTTCCAGACTGGAGTCCTAAAGGTGTAAGATTACATGTACTTTTCTTCCAGACTGGAGTCGTGTGTACATAAGCCTCCTAACCCTCCCCTGTGGTGCTCTCACTTCTAAGACTGATGGTAAGTGAAGGAAAGGCAAGATTTACTACTAAGTAGAGTGGATTCAAAATCtatgctcagggcttccctggtggcgcagtggttgagagtccgcctgccgatgcaggggacgtgggttcgtgccccggtccaggaagatcccacatgccacggagcggctgggcccgtgagccatggccgctgagcctgcgcgtctggagcctgtgctccgcaacgggagaggccccaacagtgagaggccctcgtaccgcaaaaaagaaaaaaaaaaaagattaaaaaaaaaaaaatctatgctcaGGGTTGGATTGTATTAATAAAGTTCAACCGTCTGCAGTTCTTAGTTCTTCAAAAACCCTAATACTAACCACATCACTGATGAGGGAGGCACAGTGTCTGGAGGGGCAGGTCGCTTCTTCCTAGGTACTGAAGGATGTTTAGTACCTGTCATGGCCAGCAGACCCCACCAAGAGAGAGCTGGAGAAGAGCACCCCCTTCGGCGGGCCTGGAAGTAAGGTGGGGTAAGTCCTTACTGGTTCAGCAGGCACCCTAACCTGGGCTGGGTCTGCTTCAGCATTCCGGCTGCACAAAAGCTATTACTGACATTTGACACTTAACGATTTTTGAGATTCCCAGAGTGCACAGACCAATGTCATATAGATATTCCTTTAAATAGTGACAGTAAAAAATAACTTGGAACATTCATGGGATATATAGTGATTTTGCTAATAATGTCGGTTAGGAATTGCTATATACTATTCCCTGAATGCTGACGAGAACAGAAGTCAAGGGCATCAAAATACCAGAGGAACATCAAATAAGGAAGTGTACAAGGAAGAAGAGTGGGACCACGAACCTAGGTCTGAGGCCTCTGTCTGTGAAGCCAGAGGAAAGTCAGAATGGATTTGAAAGAGGTAATACTAAAATGTCATCTCCTGGCTCTAAACTAACTTAGGCAGAAATAGGATTTTGTAATATGAGGGGAGGTAAGACACAAATATGGACTGGTTCATATCTTACGGGAATTCTTGAACtagtgtatattttttttaaacataaatgtgACTATAAGTAAGAAGAAAATACAACTTTAGAAATGTATTTGAACAAAAAGATTTTTTATAAATCCACGCACAGCCTAGATCTCTCAAAAACAGTGCTCTGAGAATATGAGGCTGGGTTGTTTTCTAATTTGTGAAAGTTACCAAGAGCCCCCAAAATTATTAGTGAAAATAGGTTGGTCTAGGTGGTCTATACAAACAACCCACCAGGGGGCTGGGTTTAAAGCTTGGTGCTAATTTCAAAAGATGCCCAAGATAATTTCTAGCTGTTACAAACAAATGAGGGACATTCACCATTACAGCTGTGttataatcagaaatgaaaaaatgcttaacattcTCTACAGAATATTCTAAATATAGGAACAATGACAGCTCATTTGTCTATTTGATTAAACAGTTTTTACCTTTTATAACATTATCCCTACTCAATTCTTTCTGCCAGATTGttagatttaaaaacaaataaaaccatttAGAAAACAAGATCTGGTTTCTCTGATTTTGGAGAAATTGGAGAGAAAGGACCCTACCTGGGAGAGGTTCCATGGGGGCTGCTGAGCTGGCGGCAGGCCAAACTTACTCTGGGCTGCACCCGCGTGTCCCACCATCCCTCCTGGGGGGCCGACCACACTCTGCGGAAGTGGCATCACCCCAGTCTGTGCGTTTCCCATGAAGCCGTTGGGCAGGGGCATGCCCACCATCACGCCCGCGCTCGGCCCCATCACGCTTCCCGCAAGGCCAGGAGCTGCAGGCACAGGCCCGCCCATGGACGGGAAGCCTTGAAATGCAGCCGGTGCTTGTGAGGGAAACGGTATATTTGTGGGTCCCATAAACACACCTGCAGCAGAAGAACCGAGCAGAGAAAACAAACGAAGAGAACAGGGTTACCGCATAGCGCTGCACTCGCCTCTGTCAGCACAGAAACAGGAGCCCGTCTTGCTGAACTACCCACGGCAAAGGCTTTCCTTCTGGTCTGGCTCCTGTTGCTCAGAGCAGCTCACACCTGCACCCTCAGGGCTGGTTACTTCCAGGAAGCAGACAAATCAGTTAGGAGCCTGAGCAAATTTAACTAGGGTAAATAAATCCTGTGCAACAGCTACATAAAACATCCATTGTGAAGACCAAACTATATAGCATGAGACTGTGTTTCTGCTGATTTGCACCACTGGTCTCTCACTACCAAGTAAACAAGTCAGAGTGGACTGTCGCTGGCTTTAATGGAAGCAGCTGAGACGTCATATAATTTCAGCTCTTATGTGAAATGCAGCCCattattttagaggaaatgacAGATTAAAACTGTGTAAACATAAATCTTTACCGTGCTAGTATTTCcttttgatatattaaaaaaaaaacctcaaagctTTTTTTGATTTCATGTGATATTTCAGACTTACTGTTTACGTGCAGAAAGAATACCATACTGTACAGAGTTATAAACTTCAGGCaaatcaaatttaaataattCTTCAAAGATAATCCCTGTCCTATAAGGCTTGTGAAACATTAAGTGACGTGCGACCAGCTTGTTAATCCTAAATGAATAAAGTTTTGTGCATTCTAATCCTAATGcttctttcatttcagttttgtAGTTGTGTAAACCGCAACAACAAAAGCACTCACTACAcagaaaaaacaaggaagaaatgtAATTGACATTACATAAGCACAAAGAATACACTTCTAGTGATGTCACTGCAATTCACGGAAAGCAGATTTCAAATGCATTACCAGGAGCACTCTGCTGCTGGGTGGTCCCCGTGCCATACAGAGACAAGATGGAGTCTTTGGAGAGCTGTTTCTTGGCCACCTCTTCTGACTTAGTAGTTTGCTCAGTGAATAGATCCAGATCCCCAGATGTCACTGCAGACAGAGCGGCAACTGCTGGTACAGAGGACGTCCCCTGAGACAGATACCAAAACAAGCTGTCGAATTCTGCATAATAAAACACAGCTCATCCATTCCTTGAAATCCAAATGAAGTTATGAAATTAGAAACTAAACAACTGTAGAAGGTAACATGGTGACACTAAAGGGAATCGCTGACAAAGCCCATGCAAAACCTACATGCAGGATAGAGGAACATTTCCTATTTTGAATCTGTTAATGTAAAAGGAGTAGATAGAACCTCTCTGATGCTGAGTTCTGCCCACCACATCCTGACCACAGTGGCTTCAACAACAGGCATGTGGTGCCGCTTAAGGACCAGCATTCCTGGGAGATGTTCGCACATCTCCTGATTGTTCGCACAATCACTGCTGCCAAGAACTGGCATCCCTTGGAGTGAAGAACATTTCTACAACTACAGCAGACTGCAGGAGGGTCCTGCAATGGCTGATTTTGTCTtctttgggggggaaaaaaagttttgattttCAAAAGCAACATCATGATATTTTTATGAACCGAATCTAATCCGTTTTTACCGCAACATTAGAATGCTTCCAGTCTACCCAGATATGAGGTCCAGCAAAACTGCGACCACTGCACTCTCCCCTACACCTTGCATTCCGCTTGTAGACAGGGGTAAGAACACGAATACAAATGAGCATGTGGATATtgtaatacaaaacaaaaaatttcacttcATCTCCTGTATCTTGCACACAGATAGTATTACACAGTCACAACTGACACCTCACTTTAATGATCTCTGCGGTCACTAAATATTCAATCACATTTGCGTATAGGGAATTGACTTAGATATGAAGAGTTTCAGAGAAGTCTATGAAGACTAGTAAAAACTGGATAAGAGTCTTCTCAAACTATAGAACGAGGTGAGCAGCAAGTAGAGTTAAATCATAGTGTACATGATTtggcttgaatttttaaaaaatcaaacatttaatgCCTTGGCTAAAAAACCTTTCAATAAATTAGCCTCCAAGCATTATGCTCACAAACGAACTTAAGCAGAACAATATTTTGAATCTATTATGACATCAAGCAAGAAttttaagacaggaaaaaaagCCACATAATTTTGCAAAAGATCTGAAATGTGTAAGAAACCGGACATGATGGAATTCAAATACAACAGTAGGCTTGAATCAAATATATCTGACGTAGCAATGAAGCAGAAGGCAGAGGCCGAGAGCgtgggccctgcagccagcctGCAGGCTCGCCCCAGTGCCCTCGGACCTGCCACTCCGCCTTCCCTCTGGGCCCAGGGAGGAGCTGCCTTACCGCCACGCCCCACGGCCACAAGGAGTGCTTGGCAGACACCAGCATTGGCTGTTAGTGTCGCTAGGTGACAAAGCAGCCACACCTCACTAAATGATCCTCCAGCACGTTTAGTTTCTGTTCAGTCTAAAAACCTGCTCAAAACCCTGGGGTCTGTTCCCTGAGGAGGACACAGACGTGTGAGAAAACCTGAAGTGCTTGGGAAAGCTACTATTATTCCACCTCAGGCTAGAGCAGCCCCGTGCTCCAGACGCGTGTGTTTCTTCCGATGAACGCCTGCCTCCACAGGGACACAGTCTAAGCACAGCCACGCCAGGCAGCATGGCTAGCAGGTGCTCGAACGGCCATTTACGGGGCGGGTGATGGGGGCGCCCCACGTGCCGGCAGGACCACTCCAAGG comes from the Pseudorca crassidens isolate mPseCra1 chromosome 13, mPseCra1.hap1, whole genome shotgun sequence genome and includes:
- the SMAP1 gene encoding stromal membrane-associated protein 1 isoform X3 gives rise to the protein MQEILVAFERKIENYSGKFQVVVECMQDMGNTKARLLYEANLPENFRRPQTDQAVEFFIRDKYEKKKYYDKNAIAITNISSSDAPLQPLVSSPSLQAAVEKNKLEKEKEKKKEEKKREKEPEKPAKPLTTEKLQKKEDQQLEPKKSTSPKKAAEPTVDLLGLDGLAEVPVTNGNTATGQALNDDLDIFGPMISNPLPATVLPPAQGTSSVPAVAALSAVTSGDLDLFTEQTTKSEEVAKKQLSKDSILSLYGTGTTQQQSAPGVFMGPTNIPFPSQAPAAFQGFPSMGGPVPAAPGLAGSVMGPSAGVMVGMPLPNGFMGNAQTGVMPLPQSVVGPPGGMVGHAGAAQSKFGLPPAQQPPWNLSQVNQQMAGLSLGGASPAAGFSQPPSTTAGAAGWSGASSGQTLSTQLWK
- the SMAP1 gene encoding stromal membrane-associated protein 1 isoform X4, which translates into the protein MQDMGNTKARLLYEANLPENFRRPQTDQAVEFFIRDKYEKKKYYDKNAIAITNISSSDAPLQPLVSSPSLQAAVEKNKLEKEKEKKKEEKKREKEPEKPAKPLTTEKLQKKEDQQLEPKKSTSPKKAAEPTVDLLGLDGLAEVPVTNGNTATGQALNDDLDIFGPMISNPLPATVLPPAQGTSSVPAVAALSAVTSGDLDLFTEQTTKSEEVAKKQLSKDSILSLYGTGTTQQQSAPGVFMGPTNIPFPSQAPAAFQGFPSMGGPVPAAPGLAGSVMGPSAGVMVGMPLPNGFMGNAQTGVMPLPQSVVGPPGGMVGHAGAAQSKFGLPPAQQPPWNLSQVNQQMAGLSLGGASPAAGFSQPPSTTAGAAGWSGASSGQTLSTQLWK